The Bernardetia sp. ABR2-2B DNA window GTAAAAGCTGGAGCGTGGTTTCCAATTACAGGAAAAAAGAATTTGAGAGCGCAAGAAATAGCCATGGAGAACCGTATTCCTATTATTTATTTGGTAGATAGTGCAGGAATATTTTTACCATTGCAAGATGAAATTTTTGCAGATAAAGAGCATTTTGGTAGAGTTTTTAGAAATAATGCTCACATGTCAGCCGAAGGAATCGTTCAAGTTTCTGCTATTATGGGAAGCTGTGTGGCAGGTGGCGCATATTTGCCGATTATGTCTGACGAGGCTTTGATTGTAGAGGGAACAGGTTCAGTATTTTTGGCAGGTCCTTATCTTGTAAAGTCTGCCATAGGCGAAGATATAGACCAAGAAACATTGGGTGGAGCTTCTACGCATTGCGAAATTTCAGGAGTAACAGACAATAAATATCCAAATGACGAAGCATGTCTTGATGCCATTCGTAATATTATGGATAAAATTGGAGAGCCTGATAGTGCAGGTTTTAATCGTTCAGAGCCAAAACTTCCTACCAAAAGTATGGAAGAAATTTACAGACTTTTACCTGCTGACCGTACCAAGCCGTATGATATGCGAGATATTATCGAAAGAATTGTAGATGATTCTGATTTTGAGGAGTATAAAAAAGATTATGGCAAAACTATCTTGTGTGGACATGCAAGAATAGATGGTTGGTCAGTTGGAATAGTAGCCAACCAGAGAACGATTTTGAAAAGTGGCAAAAAAGAAATGCAAATGGGTGGAGTTGTTTATTCTGACTCTGCTGATAAAGCTGCTCGTTTTATAATGACGTGTAACCAAAAGAAAATTCCACTTTTATTTTTGCACGATGTTACTGGTTTTATGGTTGGAAGCCGTTCCGAACACGGAGGAATCATTAAAGATGGTGCAAAGCTCGTCTCTGCAATGGCAAATAGTGTCGTTCCTAAGTTCACTATCGTAGTAGGTAATTCGTATGGCGCAGGAAATTATGCCATGTGTGGAAAAGCGTATGATCCTCGTTTGATGTTAGCTTTTCCAACAGCAAAAATAGCTGTTATGAGTGGTGCTTCGGCTGCAAAAACGCTTTTACAGATAAAAGTAGGTTCTGAAAAAGCAAAAGGAAGAGAAGTTTCAAAAGAAGACGAAGAAAAATTATTAGCAGAAATTACGGCGAGTTATGAAAAGCAAACCACTCCTTATTATGCTGCTGCACGTCTTTGGATTGATGCGATTATTGACCCAATGGAAACTCGTCAGATTATTTCAATGGGAATTGAAGCTGCTAATCAAGCACCAATTACAAAGCGTTATAATGTAGGTGCAATTCAGACCTAGAAATCAGTTACTAGTTATCAGTAAGTAGGGAACAATTACGAATTAAAGATTACGAATTACGAATTAAACTTCTGACTACTAGTTAATTATATAATTAAAAGTATCAATTTATTTAATTTCTATTCCTAGTAGCCAGTTAAATACAAAAGTCAATCATTTTTATAATGATTGACTTTTTTTGTGACGTACACTTTAATGTGAGAGTGTCTATTCTATTGTTATTCGTATTTGTTGCCGTTGTTGATGTTTTAGCGAAGCGACACCAACAACTAAATTGATTCTAAAGATTAAACCAGTAAGAAATCTTTGCCACGATAGCACGATTTTTTGAGCCAAAATTTTCAGGTAAATAATTTTCTGAATAGACTAAGAAAAAGTCTGAAACAGGCTTGAAACGCCATTGAAAACGAGCATTCAAATTTACATTGTCAGCTTGTGTATTGTATTGTAAGAAGGTTGTCAAGAAAAGGCTACGAGTAAATGAAACATCTAAACGAGGACTAATAATCCAAAAATTAGCATCATTATAAGGTTCTGGCAAATCAATGATATTATGGTCAAAACTTATGGCAAACTGTCCGTAAGGCTGAAAACGGTAACGAATTGTTCCATCTACATTAAAACGAGTGCCTGTAAAATAAGTACGATAAGATGCTGAAGTAGAAAGGTTGAAACGTTTACGAGAATCAGAACTATAATAAATATATGCTCCTGTATTTGTGAACTCTTCTCCTTCTTCAAACTGTTTTCCTCCTGAATTAGTAGGGTCAAAGGAAAAGAATAAATACGTATAATCATTAAAAACACCTGCTCCCATTTCACTAGTGTTGAATAAATCAGCGTTGTATTCAAACGACATATTTCTGTCAGTAACTTTCCAATTTAGGTCAGTATAGGTGTTAAAATATACATGGAAGTTATGACGTTGAAACTTTCCTTTTTTGGGATACATATTATAACCTACCCAATCTTCAAAACGTATGAGACCTTTTCGAAGGACAAAACCAATATCATCAATATTATAATTTTCTCCTACAACTTCGTGATTCCAAGCAGCATAAAATTTGCGAGTATTGTATGCTAAAAAACCAGCATGAGCAAAAGTTCCATTGGTTTCATTTGGTAAAAAAGCGTGATGATAAAATATTTTTCCTCTCCACTTGCTGTCCTTTGATTGCATATTATAATCAACTCCTGCCATTCTTGTATAAGGTTTGTCAGAAGTTTCATTGCCAGTTTCTTGACGATTGACAAAAATTCCTGCAATATTCGAACGAGAAAAAACTTGTCTTTGAAAGGCTGCAACCGTATAATTATTACCAATGATTCCTTTTTCTTTATCTTGTCCTGTCTGAATATTCAAAAGTCCGACACGCCAATCTTTATTTACCTTTCCACTCAATCTTGCACCATATAAAATAGGATTCTGAACATTTTGATTAATAGTAGTATCAAAGCCAATTCCGACACGACGAGAAAAAAATGGACGCATTCGGCTAAAACCAAAGTTGGCAAACAAATCACTATTTTCTAAAAAAAACTGTCTTCGTTCAGGAAAAAATATCTCAAAGCGACTCAAGTTTGTTACTTGTTGATCGACTTCTACCTGAGAGAAATCAGGATTTACTGTTAAATCTAAATTTAGAGAAGGCGTAACAGCAATTTTTGCATCTCCTCCAATATTTCCACTTGTTTCGTAAGGTGTATTATTAATATTATCTTTTGCAGCTGAACCAGCCAAATAAGGAATAATAGAAATATTTGAACCTGCTTTTTTTAAGTTATCATCAAAGATAAGTTCGCCAGTAAAGGCAAGTGAAACCGTCGAAAACTGAATAGGAACAGGCACCCACGCCGAAATTTCATTTCTAAAAGCATCATTACGAGCAAAATTCACTTTCCATTTAGATTTGTCTTTTGGATAACGAAGCGTTTTGAAAGGAATCGCAATTTCACAAGTCCAAGAACCATCAGGTAAATCTGAAACTGCACTATACCATTTGTTATCCCAATTAGAAGCATCTCTATCGCCTTCAAAAATAAGCCCTTCAAGTTGCGCCCCCACAGGAGAAACTGTAAAATAAACACCATTCAAACCATCTCCAAAAGGGTCTAAATTAACCGAAAAGTTATCGTTTTGTCCCCAATTATAATCTCTACGCATAGAAGATACAATATAATTTTGTTCTGGGTTTCCTTTACAGATAGCAGCTACATAAAAGTAATTTTCATCGTAGGCAACTCTAACTTCAGTTTGAGAAAGAGCAATCAATGTATCGGTCGGAAAGTTTTGAGTGAAGCCAGTAGCGACTTCCGAAGTTTGCCATATTTCTTCATCTAATGCTCCATCTATACGAATAGCTGTCGTTTTTCTGACCGAAAGTTGATAGGGAGAAATAGAAAGCGAATCATTTTTTGAAACAATTTTTTCTTGTAAGATTGTTTCTGTTTTGTTGGGAGTAGTTTGGGAAGAAGCTGAAAAGGTAAGGCAAAAAAATAGAAGAAAAAAGAGATAAAAGTGTTTCATCAGAGGAGGTTATGAAGTAGTGGAGTGTGTTTAGTTAATTAAATTAAACAAAAATACTCGCTAATAATTTTTCTTCTTGTTAAGAAATTCAAAAATGATGTTTCTTTAAGAGAATTTAATAAAGATAGAAAACTGATTTTTATTTTTTTAAACTATTTTGAATTATCTGTGTTCTATATATTGAAATTATCTTGTCAAATAAAATTTGGCATTTTTAATCCTCAAAAAACAATTATTTACTACAAATCATCATAAGATTATGTCATTTTTATTTATACAATCCTGTGTTTTTTATGATTTGTTTAATTAAATGACTAAATTCGTCATAGAATAAGCCAAAATTTTAAACACCTTTTAAAGTGGTTTATATTACAAATAGAGTTAGTATATTTTTAGAAAGCTCATCTAATTTATTTATTTTCCTTATAATTTGAAAAGGAATTATTTTTTTAACAATTATTTTTTATTATGAATACTAAAATTTCTGTATTTTTATTTGCTCTTTTATTATCTTCAACAACTCTTTTCTCTGCATGTTCTCCTTCTGAAAGAAAAGATGCACGTCAAGAAGCAAACGAAGAAATGAAAGAAGCCAATGCTGCAATTACTGAAGCAGGTAATGAGTTTGAGCAAGAACGTATGGAGTTCAAAAATGAATGGGACACTAAAATGGAAGCTTGGGATGCTCGTTTGGCTGAATTAGATGCTAAAATTGAAGCACAAGGTGATGAAGCATCTGCTGAACTTAGAGAAGAGCGTCAAGAGCTTGGAAGAGAGTATGCAGAGTTCAAAGCAAACATGGAAAACGTAGAGAACAAAACTGAAGCTGAATGGGCTGAGTTTAAAGCTGATGTGAATACAACAGCTAATAAGATTGCTACTGATGTAGATAATGCCTTGAAAAATATTGACGTAAATGGTGACGGCAAATAGTCTAGCTGTTATAATAAATTGACAAAAAAATCTGTTTCTTTTTAATTTTAAGGAAACAGATTTTTACTTTTAAGATTTTATTTAAAAATTAACCCTATTTTTTATTATGAATACTAAAATTTCTGTATTTTTATTTGCTCTTTTATTATCTTCAACAACTCTTTTTTCATCTTGCTCACCTTCTGAAAGAAAAGATGCACAAGCAGAAGTAAATGAAGAAATGACGGAAATGAATAACGAAATTACTGAAGCAGGTAATGAGTTTGAACAAAAACGTATGGATTGGAAAAATGAATGGCAAAATAAAACAGACATGTGGGATACTCGCTTGGAAAAACTAGACACCAAGATTGAAACTTTAGGTGATGCAGCATCTGCTGAAATGATTCAAGAGCGTGAAGAACTTCGCAATGAATATGCAGAGTTTAAAACTAAAATGGAAAATACTGAAAATATAACAGAAGCTGAATGGGCTGAATTTAAAGCCGACATAAATCAACGTGGTGAAAAAATTGCTACTGACGTAGATAATTTCTTGAAAAATATTGATGTAAATGGTGATGGAAAATAATCTGTTGTTTTTCCAATAAGACTGAAAACGGATTTGAGTAAAAACTACTCGAATCCGTTTTTTTCTATTTAAAATACTTTTCCATGTGTTAGACTAACCACCTTACGAGCCACTGAAGGGATATATTTGAATGTATTTATTAAAAGTTCACTAGATTGGCGTCCTCCAAAAAAATGTTGAACTGTTCTCCCTGCCTTTAATCGTAACTGAAACTGACTATTCCAATGCTTTTGATAGTCTGTTTTTAAAGTGTTGAAGTTTATTTGATTGTCAAAGTGGCTAATTAGTAAATCACTCAAAATCTTTGAGCTATGAAGAGCCATTGCCATTCCATTTCCACACAAAGGCGTTATCATTCCTGCCGAATCTCCACACATCAAAATATCATCTTCAATTAATTTCTTAGGGGAAAAAGAAACTTGATTGATTATTTCTGGCTTATCATACAAAAATTCTGCTTCTTTTAATATTTTGCTAAGGAAAGGATTTTCTGTAAAAAGCTGTTTTTCTATGTTTTCTACTTTCTTAAAATCTGTAATATTGTCTTTATGAGAAAGATAACAAAAACAAAATTTGTCATCTTCAATTCTTGAAATTCCACAGTAGCCACGCCAAAAATTATGTAGCGCAATTACATTATTAGGCATTAAATCCGTTTTGAGATGATATTTTACACCGATATACGGAAAATTTTTGCTAGAGAAATCTCTTTGTAGTTTGTTATCCAAGTTGCTCCGTTTTCCATAAGAACCAATTACAACCTGACTTTTGATATTTCCATTTGAAGTCTCAATCAAGAATTTATTTTCAGCTTGTCTTTTTTTATTTGTTTCACTCAATTTATTACTCTCATTTCCTAACTCCCAATTCCCAAGTCCTAATTCCTCTTTTGTATTCCCATTTCCCATTTCCTTATTCACATCTTTCACAAACGTTCCTTCCCAAATCTGAACCCCTTCTTTTGTTGCGATTTTTGATAATTCATAATCTAATGTATAACGACTGATTCCGAAACCACCCAACGGTAAATCTAACTCTAGCTTGTTTCCAGAAGGCGAAGAAAGCCAAAATTTGTCTAAAGCGACTGCACCAAAATCAAAAGGATTTACGCCTAAAGATTTTACATAGTCTAAGGCTTCATTCGAAATATATTCTCCACAAACTTTATGAAATGGATAAGTGTTTTTTTCTATTAAAACGACTTTTATTCCTTTTCTAGCTAACCGAATACTACACGCCAAACCAGCCAAACCACCTCCGATGATGGCTATTTGAGTAGAAATAGTTTTTTTATTTTCTGTTTTAGCTGTTTCTTTTTGCTTAATTTTTATCATTTTGTTTGTAATATATTTCGGACAGTTAATAAACTGTCAGCTACTTATGAACCCAAATCTAATCTATTGTTTGTATTATCTAGGCTAGGAGGTATATTCTGAACAGGAATTTGAGAATGATTCGGAGTAGCATATTTTTTTAGAATATTTGTTGCTTCTTCTATTCTCCTTTTCTCTCTTTCAGCAATAAAGAATCTATGTGTTTTGTTATCTTTTGTCGTAATAACTAGATGATAAAAATCTTCTTCTTTATTGAATAAAATAGAATTAGCTAGAAACGAAAAAAAAGTGTCTTTTTCTGTACTAATTGTTTTGACATCTACACCTTCTATAAGTTCATTTTTTTGACCATTATTAATAATAAAATGACCTGAATCTAAAATAAGTTGTTTCTGTTTGTACATCTTTTTTCCTATTCCAATACCTACCAAAACAGCAGCAACACCCACCAAAATAAAATTCATATTAAGAAGGTAAGAGAAGTAGGAAGCGATTGCGCCTATCAGAGCAAAAAAACCTGTATAAATGCTAGTAATTTCTGATTGCTTGACTGTCCGAAACTGAAAAAAAGCAAGTTTATCTAACCTTTCAGTTCTTGATTCTCTATCAATTTTTACAGCTTCTTGTCTTGGTATTTCTCTTAAAGTATGTGTTTGATTACAATGTTTATAATCCATATAACTCCAAGAATCTACCAAAAAAGCAGATTTGCAACTGGCACAAATTACAACATTATCGCCTTCCTGTAAAATGTCTCCTGTGATGGGGTCTATTCGTTCTTGTTTTAAGAAATCACTGTGTTTTTCTTGTTCTAAAGTGTGGGTGGTCATTTTTATATAAAAAATTGAAATTATAATTCATTTACTTTTTGTAAAACGATTCTTATAAGACTTGGCTTTATTCTAAAGCCAATAGTTACCAATTTGTCGATATGAGGTTTAACTAAAGGAATTATATTATTTTGTTTGGCTTTAATCAAAATTCCTAAAACTCCAATTATTTTTACACCACGTTGTTCTGCAATCACTCTACCTTTATACTCGTCTATAATAAGAAATTTTGCATTTGTTTCTAAAGCCAAAATAATAGAATGTGCTTCCCCAATATCT harbors:
- a CDS encoding carboxyl transferase domain-containing protein codes for the protein MADNSKEKSKDKKANTTHSSPSKSEKENIQLNINEDANKQLLIQLQGKLDKVKLGGGQKKIDKHKSKGKLTARERINYLLDKDEEGNTTYFNEIGAFVGDDMYNEWGGCPSGGVVTGMGHVSGRLCVIVANDATVKAGAWFPITGKKNLRAQEIAMENRIPIIYLVDSAGIFLPLQDEIFADKEHFGRVFRNNAHMSAEGIVQVSAIMGSCVAGGAYLPIMSDEALIVEGTGSVFLAGPYLVKSAIGEDIDQETLGGASTHCEISGVTDNKYPNDEACLDAIRNIMDKIGEPDSAGFNRSEPKLPTKSMEEIYRLLPADRTKPYDMRDIIERIVDDSDFEEYKKDYGKTILCGHARIDGWSVGIVANQRTILKSGKKEMQMGGVVYSDSADKAARFIMTCNQKKIPLLFLHDVTGFMVGSRSEHGGIIKDGAKLVSAMANSVVPKFTIVVGNSYGAGNYAMCGKAYDPRLMLAFPTAKIAVMSGASAAKTLLQIKVGSEKAKGREVSKEDEEKLLAEITASYEKQTTPYYAAARLWIDAIIDPMETRQIISMGIEAANQAPITKRYNVGAIQT
- a CDS encoding DUF5916 domain-containing protein codes for the protein MKHFYLFFLLFFCLTFSASSQTTPNKTETILQEKIVSKNDSLSISPYQLSVRKTTAIRIDGALDEEIWQTSEVATGFTQNFPTDTLIALSQTEVRVAYDENYFYVAAICKGNPEQNYIVSSMRRDYNWGQNDNFSVNLDPFGDGLNGVYFTVSPVGAQLEGLIFEGDRDASNWDNKWYSAVSDLPDGSWTCEIAIPFKTLRYPKDKSKWKVNFARNDAFRNEISAWVPVPIQFSTVSLAFTGELIFDDNLKKAGSNISIIPYLAGSAAKDNINNTPYETSGNIGGDAKIAVTPSLNLDLTVNPDFSQVEVDQQVTNLSRFEIFFPERRQFFLENSDLFANFGFSRMRPFFSRRVGIGFDTTINQNVQNPILYGARLSGKVNKDWRVGLLNIQTGQDKEKGIIGNNYTVAAFQRQVFSRSNIAGIFVNRQETGNETSDKPYTRMAGVDYNMQSKDSKWRGKIFYHHAFLPNETNGTFAHAGFLAYNTRKFYAAWNHEVVGENYNIDDIGFVLRKGLIRFEDWVGYNMYPKKGKFQRHNFHVYFNTYTDLNWKVTDRNMSFEYNADLFNTSEMGAGVFNDYTYLFFSFDPTNSGGKQFEEGEEFTNTGAYIYYSSDSRKRFNLSTSASYRTYFTGTRFNVDGTIRYRFQPYGQFAISFDHNIIDLPEPYNDANFWIISPRLDVSFTRSLFLTTFLQYNTQADNVNLNARFQWRFKPVSDFFLVYSENYLPENFGSKNRAIVAKISYWFNL
- a CDS encoding NAD(P)/FAD-dependent oxidoreductase: MIKIKQKETAKTENKKTISTQIAIIGGGLAGLACSIRLARKGIKVVLIEKNTYPFHKVCGEYISNEALDYVKSLGVNPFDFGAVALDKFWLSSPSGNKLELDLPLGGFGISRYTLDYELSKIATKEGVQIWEGTFVKDVNKEMGNGNTKEELGLGNWELGNESNKLSETNKKRQAENKFLIETSNGNIKSQVVIGSYGKRSNLDNKLQRDFSSKNFPYIGVKYHLKTDLMPNNVIALHNFWRGYCGISRIEDDKFCFCYLSHKDNITDFKKVENIEKQLFTENPFLSKILKEAEFLYDKPEIINQVSFSPKKLIEDDILMCGDSAGMITPLCGNGMAMALHSSKILSDLLISHFDNQINFNTLKTDYQKHWNSQFQLRLKAGRTVQHFFGGRQSSELLINTFKYIPSVARKVVSLTHGKVF
- a CDS encoding DUF3368 domain-containing protein, with the translated sequence MIIISDTSSISNLIQIDLIYILQELFEDIYITSSVREELYVLPKQKKIIESLDWIKTQNPQNQTLVEELLEELDIGEAHSIILALETNAKFLIIDEYKGRVIAEQRGVKIIGVLGILIKAKQNNIIPLVKPHIDKLVTIGFRIKPSLIRIVLQKVNEL